A single Aspergillus chevalieri M1 DNA, chromosome 3, nearly complete sequence DNA region contains:
- a CDS encoding C2H2-type zinc finger protein (COG:S;~EggNog:ENOG410PN33;~InterPro:IPR036236,IPR013087;~PFAM:PF13912,PF12874,PF12171) yields the protein MFECEECGDEFWYYEDLTDHLEDYNHWRECETCTRIFTTQRACNQHMNATDHWAPRYECETCTREFMSQNAANQHMNALGHWAPKVPCESCSVKFHTQQAADQHMKARNHFRNYCRTCDRRFMNENNLRAHLNSKTHRGTNVPCPFCKAKYTSANGLAHHLETGSCPNAPKLNRETIYRMIRERDPHGVITKRQIEWHGRVTAGYTATDRAFNGSYWECYICHRQFRLRPHLNQHLNSPVHQQKVYHCPKRACAKEFVALAGLFNHLESESCGMMRFENVQRHVGNFIQGRHLIAF from the exons ATGTTCGAGTGCGAGGAGTGTGGTGACGAATTCTGGTACTACGAAGACCTCACCGACCATCTGGAAGATTACAACCACTGGCGTGAGTGCGAGACTTGCACAAGAATCTTCACCACCCAGCGCGCTTGTAACCAGCATATGAACGCCACCGACCACTGGGCACCTCGATATGAATGTGAGACTTGTACTAGAGAGTTTATGTCTCAGAATGCTGCCAACCAGCATATGAATGCTCTTGGACATTGGGCGCCTAAAGTTCCCTGCGAATCGTGCTCTGTGAAGTTCCACACTCAGCAAGCTGCGGATCAGCATATGAAGGCTCGGAATCATTTCAGAAATTACTGCAGAACTTGTGATCGTCGATTTATGAATGAAAATAATCTGCGAGCT CACCTCAATTCCAAGACCCACCGTGGCACCAACGTCCCCTGTCCTTTCTGCAAGGCAAAATACACATCAGCCAATGGCCTCGCTCATCACCTTGAAACAGGTTCCTGTCCTAACGCCCCCAAGCTTAATCGCGAGACTATCTACCGTATGATTCGCGAGCGTGACCCCCACGGAGTCATTACTAAAAGGCAGATTGAATGGCATGGAAGAGTTACCGCTGGATACACAGCGACTGATCGCGCATTTAACGGATCTTACTGGGAATGCTACATCTGCCATAGACAGTTTCGGCTCAGACCTCACCTGAACCAGCACCTCAATTCGCCTGTCCACCAGCAGAAGGTGTACCATTGTCCGAAGCGGGCTTGTGCGAAGGAGTTTGTTGCCTTGGCTGGTTTATTCAATCATCTTGAGAGTGAGAGTTGCGGTATGATGAGATTTGAAAATGTGCAGCGACACGTAGGCAATTTCATTCAGGGACGGCACCTCATCGCTTTCTAG
- a CDS encoding uncharacterized protein (COG:L;~EggNog:ENOG410Q09C;~InterPro:IPR021109,IPR000477,IPR000953,IPR036397, IPR023780,IPR012337,IPR041373,IPR043502,IPR041588, IPR001584,IPR016197,IPR043128;~PFAM:PF17917,PF09337,PF17919,PF00078,PF00385, PF17921;~go_function: GO:0003676 - nucleic acid binding [Evidence IEA];~go_process: GO:0015074 - DNA integration [Evidence IEA]), with amino-acid sequence MNERTIRISAAATQGLTVEEESYRSNLMILPITLSRHEKELLSYAMLDTGAEGKRFIDKEWAQDKGLELLPLKKPIRLETFDGQEAESGPITHYAQMHMRINDHQERRACFLVTQLAHYPVVLGLPWLKIHDPRIGFAEHTVLFDSKYCQEHCNMPMRPAKIRALHDIPQKTRPKHLPPRPERLKHRDIAAVSMSACCAYARRSYRLFTVTVDDIEAALNPVPDEEDPMAKLPPEFQDFADVFSPREAERLPPHRPYDHDIKLQDGKVPPFGPLYPMSREELKALKEWIEENLKKGFIRPSSSPAASPVLFVKKPGGGLRFCVDYRALNAITVKDRYPLPLTKETLNNLKGMKYFTKIDIISAFNNLRIKKGLEYLTAFRTRLGLFESLVMPFGLTGAPASFQRFMNDTLRDYLDTFCTAYLDDILIYSKTREEHTRHVCLVLEKLRDAGLFAKLSKCEFAVPETKFLGIIVGRDGLRMDPDKVKTIVDWETPTCVTDVQAFIGFANFYRRFIKDFSKIITPLVNLTKKGIQFKWNTTCELSFNMLKKAFTTAPVLRPFDWNKEVILETDASDYVSAGVLSQYDDDGVLHPVAFFSKKHSVTECNYEIYDKELLAIIRCFEEWRPELEGTPSPVKVITDHRNLEYFMTTKLLNRRQARWSEFLSRFNFKIIYRPGKQGVKPDALTRRSEDLPKEGDERLLHQSQTVLKKENLELAPDSSSVTLNVTTRAQAHSAENPIVNPPRTPAQTRRVRFADETNHNVPEPPQDIKNLLDSAYPLDETVQSILEALDKNATRHPKITLADCQRRGNYLFYRNRLYVPDHGELKAELLRQCHDKPAAGHPGRSKTYELMSREYYWPGMYQYVEQWTQNCHTCRRITPSREARQGLLRPLPVPERSWQDISMDFITHLPPSHGYDAILVVVDRLTKMKHFIPCKGTCNAEEVAHLYTCNVWKLHGLPRTIVSDRGPQFIAQFWKHLMRRLQITNLLSTAYHPETDGQTERTNAVLEQYLRAYVSYLQDDWSEWLPLAEFAANSTRSETTCVSPFFANYGFHPRMGFEPVQPTNQPTRDAEEFACRMKLITEFVRTEIISAQARQEEQANRKRQPARCYQVGQYVWLDSRNIRTLRPQKKLDWKNLGPFCITEIVSPHAYKLDLPASMRIHPVFNVSLLRPAARNPAPGQRQEPPPPVEVDGLEEWQVEDILDSRWERRGRGGPRLKYTVKWTGYDELTEEPASYLEHAQEIVTNYHRRYPYKPGPGLDGARP; translated from the coding sequence ATGAATGAGCGCACTATCCGTatctctgctgctgccacccaAGGATTAACTGTTGAAGAGGAATCCTACCGTTCAAACCTGATGATTCTGCCCATAACCCTGTCCCGACATGAAAAAGAACTGCTAAGCTATGCCAtgcttgacactggtgcCGAAGGAAAGAGATTTATTGATAAGGAATGGGCCCAAGACAAAGGTCTTGAGCTACTGCCACTGAAAAAACCAATCCGCCTTGAGACTTTTGAcggtcaagaagctgagagtGGACCAATCACCCACTATGCCCAAATGCATATGAGAATTAACGATCACCAAGAGAGAAGGGCTTGCTTCCTGGTCACACAGCTAGCGCACTATCCTGTTGTACTAGGACTTCCCTGGTTAAAGATCCACGATCCCCGAATTGGCTTTGCTGAGCATACTGTCCTGTTTGATAGCAAGtactgccaggaacactgcaaCATGCCCATGAGACCTGCAAAAATACGAGCTTTACATGATATTCCACAAAAGACCCGCCCAAAACACCTGCCTCCCCGACCTGAGCGCTTGAAACACCGAGATATTGCTGCTGTATCCATGTCTGCCTGCTGTGCCTATGCCCGAAGGAGTTATCGCCTGTTTACTGTCACCgttgatgatattgaagctGCCCTGAACCCTGTGCctgatgaagaagacccaATGGCGAAACTACCACCTGAGTTCCAAGACTTTGCAGATGTATTCTCACCCAGGGAGGCTGAGCGCCTGCCACCCCACCGCCCATATGATCATGATATTAAGCTACAAGATGGGAAAGTGCCCCcatttgggcccttgtaCCCAATGTCCCGAGAAGAGCTGAAGGCCCTGAAGGAATGGATTGAGGAAAACCTGAAGAAAGGGTTTATTCGCcccagctcatcacctgctgcATCACCTGTCCTGTTTGTGAAGAAGCCTGGAGGAGGCCTCCGGttctgtgttgactatcGCGCCCTGAATGCCATCACTGTGAAAGATCGCTACCCACTACCActgaccaaggagaccctgAACAACCTGAAAGGGATGAAATATTTCACCAAGATTGATATCATTTCTGCCTTCAATAACCTGAGAATCAAGAAAGGACTTGAATACCTGACTGCTTTCCGTACACGACTAGGGTTATTTGAATCCCTTGTGATGCCCTTTGGTCTGACTGGTGCACCTGCTTCATTCCAGCGATTCATGAATGACACCCTGCGAGACTACTTGGATACCTTCTGCACTGCCTATCTGGATGACATCCTGATCTATAGTAAGACCCGTGAGGAGCATACCCGCCATGTCTGCTTGGTTCTTGAGAAACTGCGAGATGCAGGCCTCTTTGCCAAACTGTCCAAGTGTGAATTTGCTGTGCCTGAGACCAAGTTCCTGGGTATCATTGTTGGCCGAGATGGCCTACGCATGGATCCTGACAAAGTGAAGACTATTGTTGACTGGGAAACCCCAACTTGTGTGACTGATGTCCAAGCATTTATTGGCTTTGCAAACTTCTACCGGAGGTTCATCAAGGATTTCTCCAAGATCATTACACCCCTAGTGAACCTGACAAAGAAAGGCATCCAGTTTAAATGGAACACTACCTGTGAGCTAAGCTTTAATATGCTGAAAAAGGCCTTCACCACTGCACCTGTCCTTAGACCATTTGACTGGAATAAGGAAGTTATTCTGGAAACTGATGCTTCTGACTATGTTTCTGCTGGAGTCCTGTCTCAGtatgacgatgatggtgTCTTACACCCTGtggctttcttctccaagaaACACTCAGTGACTGAATGCAATTATGAGATCTATGATAAGGAGTTATTGGCTATTATCCGCTGCTTCGAAGAATGGCGCCCTGAGCTGGAAGGAACCCCATCTCCTGTCAAAGTTATCACTGATCACCGGAAtctggaatacttcatgacaaCCAAGCTCTTGAATCGTCGACAGGCCCGCTGGTCTGAGTTCCTGTCCCGTTttaacttcaagatcatttACCGCCCAGGCAAACAAGGAGTGAAACCTGATGCCCTGACCAGGAGGTCAGAGGATCTCCCTAAGGAGGGGGATGAGCGCCTGCTacaccaaagccagactgttctgaagaaagagaaccttGAGCTTGCACCTGACAGTTCATCTGTTACCCTGAACGTTACAACTAGAGCCCAAGCTCATTCTGCTGAGAACCCTATTGTGAACCCACCCAGAACACCTGCTCAAACAAGGAGAGTTAGATTTGCTGATGAGACCAATCACAACGTGCCAGAACCACcacaagatatcaagaatctGCTGGACAGTGCATACCCACTTGATGAGACAGTACAGTCAATCCTGGAAGCCCTGGACAAGAATGCCACACGACACCCTAAGATCACCTTGGCTGActgccagagaagaggcaaCTATCTCTTCTACCGGAATCGACTTTATGTTCCAGATCATGGAGAGTTAAAAGCCGAGCTATTGAGACAATGTCATGAtaagccagctgcaggacaCCCTGGCCGATCCAAAACCTATGAGCTCATGTCCCGAGAATACTACTGGCCTGGAATGTATCAATATGTTGAGCAATGGACCCAGAACTGCCACACATGCCGCCGCATaacaccatccagagaagcCCGTCAAGGCCTCCTGCGCCCTCTGCCTGTTCCTGAAAGATCCTGGCAAGACATTAGCatggacttcatcacacatcTCCCGCCAAGCCATGGGTATGATGCAATCCTGGTTGTAGTAGACCGACTGACAAAAATGAAACACTTCATTCCATGCAAGGGAACCTGCAATGCAGAAGAAGTTGCCCACCTGTACACTTGCAATGTTTGGAAACTCCATGGCCTGCCACGAACTATTGTATCAGACCGAGGTCCGCAATTCATTGCCCAATTCTGGAAACATCTGATGCGCCGCCTGCAAATCACAAACTTGCTCTCAACTGCATATCACCCTGAGACTGATGGCCAGACTGAGAGGACTAATGCTGTTCTGGAACAATACCTCCGCGCCTATGTATCCTACCTGCAAGATGACTGGTCTGAATGGCTACCACTAGCAGAGTTTGCTGCTAATTCTACCCGCTCTGAGACTACCTGTGTTTCCCCATTCTTTGCAAACTATGGATTTCATCCACGAATGGGATTTGAACCTGTCCAGCCTACCAACCAGCCCACCAGAGATGCTGAGGAATTCGCCTGCCGGATGAAGTTAATCACTGAGTTTGTTCGTACAGAAATTATATCTGCCCAGGCTCGCCAGGAGGAACAAGCCAACCGGAAGAGACAACCTGCCCGTTGTTACCAAGTTGGTCAGTATGTATGGCTAGATTCTCGCAATATCCGGACCCTTCGCCCGCAGAAGAAGCTAGACTGGAAGAACTTAGGGCCATTCTGCATTACTGAGATCGTCAGTCCGCACGCTTATAAGCTTGACCTGCCTGCCAGCATGAGGATACACCCAGTATTCAACGTCAGCCTACTTCGCCCTGCTGCCAGAAACCCTGCCCCGGGCCAAAGACAAGAGCCCCCACCACCTGTTGAAGTTGATGGACTCGAAGAATGGCAAGTTGAAGACATCTTGGATTCCCGTTGGGAAAGAAGAGGCCGTGGAGGACCTCGCTTGAAGTATACTGTCAAATGGACTGGTTATGATGAGCTGACTGAAGAACCTGCCTCATACCTGGAGCATGCTCAAGAGATCGTAACAAATTACCATCGCCGTTATCCCTACAAGCCTGGGCCTGGCCTCGACGG